A genome region from Streptomyces xanthophaeus includes the following:
- a CDS encoding non-ribosomal peptide synthetase → MATHDRGPLPLTPPQNGVWFAQQLDPTRLDYTIAEYLEIRGAVDPELLAEAVRTTVAGTETLCVRFAEVDGVVCQIPAGPPPLRMETVDVSDHPDPDAESERLMRAELARPTDLATGDVSRHLLVRTGPATYRWMQGYHHLVADGVTGSILARRTAEVYSALVAGEPVPAPESTPWERIVAGEEEYARSERFAADREFWRTRLEGAPEPVSFTGSVPAPASGTAVRVSGELDPADARTLRDAARRHGTRWSALVMAAAAAHLHRAGATEDVVLGLPVTGRTTPEARRTPGMFSKVLPLRLAVTGDTTIGELLRSTSAGIKEALRHQRHRIEAITGTGPRLWDAAVNLMSFDYELSFAGAPASAHNLSVGPVEHVSLNVYDRGGDSPLTVQAEGDAADVGPDELDALRVRFTRFLVALATADDGTTVGSLPFLTAEDEERLAAFAEGGADPAPGDGALHTLFEQEAARSPEKVAVICAGQEVTYRELDAWAQDIADRLRPDVEPGTPVGVCVERSPSMVAALLGVLKAGGCYVPLDPGLPPERIAYIVRDAGLRTVVAGPGGLGRLPHDLPSVVDAGAVTGGIRGGGDRAGAAVPAASAAYLLYTSGSTGEPKGVVVPHGAAVDFVRGHLALCGAGDRDGSRRTERFLGFASLSFDVSVLDVFGALLSGSTLVLATDTERVDVDRLQALLAEHAVTVADLPPALLPLLDPAALPALRFLSTGGEAPSGDAVDRWAADGREVWNAYGPTEAAVSVTMHRVVPPSHGRIPPIGRPMANHRAYVVDRALRLLPPGATGELCVAGAGLAQGYAGRAAMTADRFVPDPFSGVPGARMYRTGDLVRWSARGELEFLGRVDRQVKINGHRIELGEIEAVLGRQPAVGQAAVVVHAPVGGARRLVAFVAPPGDGGPAPEPELLAAELGRVLPGYMVPRTFVAVDRLPLTPGGKVDRARLHVPEAADRPERPERAYGATELTLAALFSEALGTTATPDDNFFELGGDSIAALGLTSRARARGFSFTLREVFAHKTAAALAAAVGDPGHGASQAAGAAVPEHGPFPATPVMRWLLDGPGPAGRFSQSMVLALPEGADDATLVRVLQSVVDRHGALRLGVAAGPEGPLCTVGEPGSVDVSRLYRTVTVTGSDGSARAAIVAQAAREASGQLDPASSVMLRAVRFDAGGASPDRLLLCVHHLAVDGVSWRILAADLAAAWEAAVAGRPLPAADGEVPFRAWAHHLELLARSPEVLAELPFWRSTLEPSEAGPGAREPWHRVPDPVRDTAGTTRTVELALPAEVAGPLLAEVPGALRTGPAEVLLAGLVLAAHRLRSPGTAPEPLLVDLEGHGRVDRTGRHDLARTVGWFTTQYPVRFDLDGLDLDAAARGGDALAELVARIHTAVASVPDHGTGFGLLSRLDPRSAAQLSGLPRPRVLFNYLGRFSGGDEAPWSPAPEAGGLRADVDPAMPVEHALQIDALAVDGADGPSFSAVVTHPRALLTDAEADALVAAWGEALRLLAGWTGAPRPRRLTPRDLPLVRLTQPETDALAARYAGLADVLPLSPLQEGLFFHSAFDTGALDAYTGQIVLSLDGSLDADTLRAACDRLLRRHTALRSAFTDQGLDRPVQIVVESAGAPWESVDLGALGSADRQREWERLLAADRARRFDLERPPLVRFTLVRFGADEHRLVMTNHHIVWDGWSSAVLLRDLLTGYAEHAASHEPGGTGPVAEGVPYRSHLDWLACQDDGAAEAAWSGALAGLEEPTLLGAADPNRIDALPERVSVELSPELTARLTARARTAGVTLNSVVQGLWAVLLGRVTGRDDVVFGGTVSGRTADVAGIEDMVGLLINTLPVRFRIREGEPLLAALARFQDEQAELMDHQHVGLAGIQRAAGLGALFDTTVVVENYPLDLESMRDLAGGPRLTGVEGSDATHYTVNLIVLPGERLRLHLDHRTDVLDARTARSLGEALEQLLTAVADAPSTPVGEVDLLSEEQHRLIREWNATAVPVPGTTLVELFAQQVARTPGAPATVFRGERLSYAELDARAERLARRLCALGAGPERIVAVALQRSTEMVVSLLAVLKSGAAYLPVDPSLPTDRIAYLLSDAEPVLLLADDEVAAALPAAADLPRLDPGAVHDGTAGAAAGPAPLPSHPAYVIYTSGSTGRPKAVVVEHSAIVNRLLWMQDRYRLGADDRVLQKTPFGFDVSVWEFFWPLLTGAALVVAEPGGHKDPAYLTRVIQEEAVTTVHFVPSMLAAFVEDPQAGRCRSLRRVVCSGEALPEELKNRFLDVLDVPLHNLYGPTEAAVDVTHWDCLREESGPVPIGRPIWNTSLYVLDPRGRPVPVGVAGELFLAGAGLARGYLRRPALTAERFPLDPFGPPGSRMYRTGDLARHRADGSVEYLGRTDDQVKIHGFRIELGEIETALGRLPGVGRAAVVVREDVPGERRLVGYVVPEAGADPAPDPGPDPDAMRAELARSLPEYMIPVLVVVDGLPVTANGKLDRRALPAPATAAAATGYEPPAGETEELVALVWASVLDAPRIGRHDDFFALGGHSLSATRVAARLRQSLGLDLPLHTLFEQRTVAALATAVETVLLAELEAETAPFAATADAVPSLVLQGETS, encoded by the coding sequence ATGGCCACTCACGACCGCGGGCCGCTGCCCCTGACCCCGCCGCAGAACGGCGTCTGGTTCGCACAGCAGCTCGACCCCACCCGCCTCGACTACACCATCGCCGAGTACCTGGAGATCCGCGGGGCGGTGGATCCGGAGCTGCTCGCCGAGGCGGTGCGCACGACGGTGGCCGGAACCGAGACGCTGTGCGTCCGCTTCGCCGAGGTGGACGGAGTGGTGTGCCAGATACCCGCCGGTCCGCCGCCGCTGCGGATGGAGACGGTCGACGTCAGCGACCACCCGGACCCGGACGCCGAGTCCGAACGGCTGATGCGCGCCGAGCTGGCCCGGCCCACGGACCTGGCGACCGGTGACGTGAGCCGTCACCTCCTCGTGCGGACCGGTCCGGCGACGTACCGCTGGATGCAGGGCTACCACCACCTCGTCGCGGACGGGGTCACCGGCTCGATCCTCGCGCGGCGGACCGCGGAGGTGTACTCGGCGCTGGTCGCGGGAGAGCCCGTACCGGCCCCCGAGAGCACACCGTGGGAGCGGATCGTGGCCGGGGAGGAGGAATACGCCCGCTCCGAACGGTTCGCGGCCGACCGCGAGTTCTGGCGTACGCGGCTGGAGGGCGCCCCCGAGCCCGTGTCCTTCACCGGCAGCGTCCCGGCACCCGCGTCCGGTACGGCGGTACGGGTGAGCGGCGAGCTCGACCCCGCCGATGCCCGCACCCTGCGCGACGCCGCGCGCCGGCACGGCACGCGCTGGTCGGCGCTGGTGATGGCCGCGGCCGCCGCCCACCTGCACCGCGCGGGCGCCACCGAGGACGTGGTCCTGGGCCTGCCGGTCACCGGCCGCACCACCCCGGAAGCCCGCCGGACACCCGGCATGTTCTCCAAGGTCCTGCCGCTGCGGCTGGCGGTGACCGGCGACACCACGATCGGCGAACTGCTGCGCAGCACCTCTGCCGGTATCAAGGAGGCCCTGCGCCACCAGCGTCACCGGATCGAAGCGATCACCGGAACCGGGCCCCGGCTGTGGGACGCCGCCGTCAACCTCATGTCCTTCGACTACGAGCTGTCCTTCGCCGGTGCTCCCGCCTCCGCGCACAACCTCTCGGTCGGCCCGGTGGAGCACGTCTCCCTCAACGTCTACGACCGCGGCGGCGACAGCCCGCTGACCGTGCAGGCCGAGGGCGACGCCGCCGACGTCGGCCCGGACGAACTCGACGCGCTGCGCGTGCGGTTCACCCGTTTCCTCGTCGCGCTCGCCACGGCCGACGACGGGACCACGGTCGGCTCGCTGCCCTTCCTCACCGCCGAGGACGAGGAGCGCCTCGCCGCCTTCGCCGAGGGCGGCGCCGACCCGGCGCCCGGCGACGGGGCGCTGCACACGCTCTTCGAGCAGGAGGCGGCGCGCTCACCCGAGAAGGTCGCCGTGATCTGCGCCGGCCAGGAGGTCACCTACCGGGAACTCGACGCCTGGGCCCAGGACATCGCGGACCGGCTGCGGCCGGACGTGGAACCGGGCACGCCGGTCGGGGTGTGCGTGGAGCGCTCGCCCTCGATGGTCGCGGCCCTGCTCGGCGTCCTGAAGGCGGGCGGCTGCTACGTACCGCTCGACCCCGGACTGCCGCCGGAGCGCATCGCCTACATCGTGCGCGACGCAGGGCTGCGCACGGTCGTCGCCGGGCCGGGCGGCCTCGGCCGCCTGCCGCACGACCTGCCGTCCGTGGTCGACGCGGGAGCCGTGACCGGCGGGATCCGCGGCGGCGGCGACCGGGCGGGCGCAGCGGTGCCGGCGGCGTCCGCCGCGTACCTGCTGTACACCTCGGGCAGTACGGGCGAGCCGAAGGGCGTCGTCGTCCCGCACGGGGCGGCGGTCGATTTCGTCCGCGGCCACCTCGCCCTGTGCGGCGCGGGCGACCGCGACGGATCCCGGCGCACGGAACGGTTCCTCGGCTTCGCCTCGCTGTCCTTCGACGTGTCGGTCCTGGACGTCTTCGGCGCGCTGCTGAGCGGTTCCACCCTGGTCCTCGCCACCGACACCGAACGGGTCGACGTCGACCGCCTCCAGGCCCTGCTCGCCGAGCACGCGGTGACCGTCGCCGACCTGCCGCCGGCACTCCTGCCGCTGCTGGACCCGGCCGCGCTGCCCGCGCTGCGGTTCCTGTCCACGGGCGGCGAGGCCCCGTCGGGTGACGCCGTCGACCGCTGGGCGGCGGACGGCCGCGAGGTCTGGAACGCGTACGGGCCCACCGAGGCCGCCGTGTCCGTGACCATGCACCGGGTGGTTCCGCCCTCGCACGGCCGGATCCCGCCGATCGGCCGTCCCATGGCCAACCACCGCGCGTACGTGGTCGACCGAGCGCTGCGGCTGCTGCCGCCGGGAGCGACCGGCGAGCTGTGCGTGGCTGGGGCCGGTCTGGCCCAGGGGTACGCCGGGCGCGCCGCCATGACGGCCGACCGCTTCGTGCCCGATCCCTTCTCCGGTGTTCCCGGTGCGCGGATGTACCGGACGGGCGACCTCGTGCGCTGGTCGGCGCGGGGCGAACTGGAGTTCCTCGGGCGGGTGGACCGACAGGTCAAGATCAACGGACACCGGATCGAACTGGGCGAGATCGAGGCGGTGCTCGGCCGGCAGCCCGCGGTGGGGCAGGCCGCGGTCGTGGTGCACGCCCCCGTGGGCGGAGCCCGGCGGCTCGTCGCCTTCGTGGCGCCGCCGGGCGACGGCGGCCCGGCTCCCGAACCGGAGCTGCTGGCAGCCGAGTTGGGGCGGGTGCTGCCGGGCTACATGGTGCCCCGCACCTTCGTGGCGGTGGACCGGCTGCCCCTCACCCCGGGTGGCAAGGTGGACCGCGCGCGGCTCCACGTACCCGAGGCCGCGGACCGTCCGGAGCGCCCCGAGCGCGCGTACGGCGCCACCGAGCTCACCCTCGCGGCGCTGTTCTCCGAGGCGCTCGGCACCACCGCCACCCCGGACGACAACTTCTTCGAGCTCGGCGGCGACAGCATCGCCGCGCTCGGCCTGACCAGCCGGGCCCGGGCGCGGGGCTTCTCCTTCACCCTGCGCGAGGTGTTCGCGCACAAGACGGCGGCCGCACTCGCCGCGGCCGTCGGCGACCCGGGCCACGGAGCCTCCCAGGCCGCCGGTGCGGCCGTCCCGGAGCACGGTCCGTTCCCCGCGACCCCGGTCATGCGCTGGCTCCTCGACGGTCCGGGTCCGGCCGGGCGGTTCAGCCAGTCCATGGTGCTGGCCCTGCCGGAGGGCGCGGACGACGCGACGCTCGTACGGGTCCTGCAGTCGGTGGTGGACCGGCACGGGGCGCTGCGCCTCGGCGTGGCCGCCGGACCGGAGGGCCCGCTGTGCACGGTCGGCGAGCCCGGTTCGGTCGACGTGTCCCGGCTGTACCGCACCGTCACGGTGACGGGGTCGGACGGGTCCGCCCGTGCCGCGATCGTGGCGCAGGCGGCTCGGGAGGCGTCCGGACAGCTGGACCCGGCGTCCTCAGTGATGCTGCGGGCGGTCCGCTTCGACGCCGGCGGGGCGTCGCCGGACCGGCTGCTCCTGTGCGTGCACCACCTGGCCGTGGATGGGGTGTCCTGGCGGATCCTGGCGGCGGACCTGGCCGCGGCCTGGGAGGCCGCCGTCGCCGGGCGTCCGCTTCCGGCCGCGGACGGGGAGGTCCCGTTCCGTGCGTGGGCCCATCACCTCGAACTCCTGGCGCGTTCCCCGGAGGTACTCGCCGAACTCCCCTTCTGGCGCTCGACGCTGGAGCCTTCCGAAGCCGGACCGGGCGCGCGGGAGCCGTGGCACCGGGTCCCCGACCCGGTGCGGGACACCGCGGGCACCACCCGCACGGTGGAGCTCGCCCTGCCCGCCGAGGTCGCCGGCCCGCTGCTGGCCGAGGTACCCGGCGCGCTGCGCACCGGTCCGGCCGAGGTGCTGCTCGCGGGGCTGGTCCTCGCGGCCCACCGCCTGCGCTCCCCCGGTACCGCTCCGGAGCCGTTGCTGGTCGACCTGGAGGGCCACGGCCGTGTCGACCGCACCGGCCGCCACGACCTGGCGCGCACGGTCGGGTGGTTCACCACCCAGTACCCGGTCCGGTTCGACCTGGACGGCCTCGACCTGGACGCGGCGGCCCGGGGCGGCGACGCCCTCGCCGAACTGGTCGCGCGGATCCACACCGCGGTCGCCTCCGTACCGGACCACGGCACGGGCTTCGGCCTGCTGAGCCGGCTCGATCCGCGGAGCGCCGCGCAGCTTTCCGGACTCCCGCGCCCCCGGGTCCTGTTCAACTACCTGGGCCGGTTCTCCGGCGGGGACGAGGCGCCCTGGAGCCCTGCCCCCGAGGCGGGCGGACTGCGGGCCGACGTGGATCCGGCGATGCCCGTCGAACACGCCCTGCAGATCGACGCCCTGGCCGTGGACGGCGCCGACGGCCCCTCCTTCAGCGCGGTCGTCACCCATCCGCGGGCCCTGCTGACCGACGCCGAGGCGGACGCCCTGGTGGCGGCCTGGGGCGAGGCCCTGCGCCTGCTGGCCGGCTGGACGGGCGCCCCGCGCCCGCGCCGCCTCACCCCCCGCGACCTGCCGCTGGTCCGGCTGACGCAGCCGGAGACGGACGCGCTGGCCGCGCGCTACGCGGGCCTCGCCGACGTGCTGCCCCTCTCGCCGCTCCAGGAAGGCCTGTTCTTCCACTCGGCCTTCGACACGGGTGCGTTGGACGCCTACACCGGCCAGATCGTCCTCAGCCTGGACGGCTCCCTGGACGCGGACACCCTGCGGGCGGCCTGCGACCGGCTGCTGCGCCGCCACACCGCGCTGCGCTCCGCCTTCACCGACCAGGGTCTGGACCGGCCGGTACAGATCGTCGTCGAGTCCGCCGGAGCGCCGTGGGAGTCCGTGGACCTGGGCGCACTCGGGTCCGCGGACCGGCAGCGGGAGTGGGAGCGGCTGCTGGCGGCCGACCGGGCCCGCCGCTTCGACCTGGAGCGGCCGCCGCTGGTGCGCTTCACCCTGGTCCGGTTCGGCGCGGACGAGCACCGGCTGGTCATGACGAACCACCACATCGTCTGGGACGGCTGGTCCTCGGCGGTGCTGCTGCGCGACCTGCTCACCGGGTACGCCGAACACGCCGCGTCCCACGAGCCCGGGGGCACCGGCCCCGTCGCGGAAGGGGTCCCGTACCGCTCGCACCTGGACTGGCTGGCCTGCCAGGACGACGGCGCCGCCGAGGCCGCGTGGAGCGGTGCGCTCGCCGGGCTGGAGGAGCCGACCCTGCTGGGCGCGGCCGACCCGAACCGGATCGACGCGCTGCCCGAGCGGGTCTCGGTGGAGCTGTCGCCGGAGCTGACGGCACGGCTCACCGCGCGGGCCCGTACCGCGGGCGTCACCCTCAACAGCGTCGTCCAGGGCCTCTGGGCTGTGCTGCTGGGCCGGGTGACCGGGCGCGACGACGTGGTGTTCGGCGGGACCGTCTCCGGGCGGACCGCGGACGTCGCGGGCATCGAGGACATGGTCGGCCTGCTGATCAACACCCTGCCCGTGCGGTTCCGGATCCGGGAGGGCGAGCCGCTGCTGGCCGCGCTCGCCCGGTTCCAGGACGAGCAGGCGGAGCTGATGGACCACCAGCACGTCGGGCTCGCCGGCATCCAGCGGGCGGCGGGGCTGGGCGCCCTCTTCGACACCACGGTCGTCGTCGAGAACTATCCGCTCGACCTGGAGTCGATGCGGGACCTGGCCGGCGGGCCGCGGCTGACCGGGGTGGAGGGCTCGGACGCCACCCACTACACCGTCAACCTCATCGTGCTGCCCGGGGAGCGGCTGCGGCTGCACCTCGACCACCGCACGGACGTCCTCGACGCCCGGACGGCGCGCAGCCTGGGCGAGGCGCTGGAGCAGCTGCTGACGGCCGTCGCCGACGCCCCCTCGACCCCCGTCGGGGAGGTGGACCTGCTCTCGGAGGAGCAGCACCGGCTGATCCGGGAGTGGAACGCCACCGCCGTGCCCGTCCCCGGCACCACGCTGGTGGAGCTGTTCGCGCAGCAGGTGGCCCGGACGCCCGGCGCACCGGCCACCGTCTTCCGCGGCGAGCGCCTGTCGTACGCCGAGCTCGACGCCCGTGCCGAGCGGCTGGCCCGCCGGCTGTGCGCCTTGGGCGCCGGTCCGGAGCGGATCGTCGCGGTCGCCCTGCAGCGCTCCACCGAGATGGTGGTCTCGCTGCTGGCCGTGCTGAAGTCGGGGGCCGCCTACCTGCCGGTGGACCCCTCACTGCCGACGGACCGGATCGCGTACCTGCTGTCCGACGCCGAACCCGTCCTGCTGCTCGCGGACGACGAGGTGGCGGCGGCGCTGCCGGCCGCGGCGGACCTGCCCCGGCTGGATCCGGGGGCCGTCCACGACGGGACCGCCGGTGCGGCGGCCGGGCCTGCGCCGCTGCCCTCGCACCCCGCGTACGTGATCTACACGTCCGGGTCGACGGGGCGGCCCAAGGCCGTCGTCGTGGAGCACTCCGCCATCGTCAACCGGCTGCTGTGGATGCAGGACCGGTACCGGCTGGGCGCGGACGACCGGGTGCTCCAGAAGACCCCGTTCGGCTTCGACGTCTCGGTGTGGGAGTTCTTCTGGCCGCTGCTGACCGGCGCGGCCCTGGTGGTCGCCGAGCCCGGCGGGCACAAGGACCCCGCCTATCTCACCCGGGTGATCCAGGAGGAGGCGGTCACCACCGTCCACTTCGTCCCGTCGATGCTGGCCGCGTTCGTGGAGGATCCGCAGGCGGGCCGCTGCCGGTCGCTGCGCCGGGTCGTGTGTAGTGGCGAGGCCCTGCCGGAAGAGCTGAAGAACCGGTTCCTCGACGTACTCGACGTGCCGCTGCACAACCTGTACGGGCCTACGGAGGCGGCCGTGGACGTCACGCACTGGGACTGCCTCCGCGAGGAGAGCGGGCCCGTGCCGATCGGCCGGCCCATCTGGAACACCTCGCTGTACGTGCTCGACCCGCGCGGGCGGCCCGTCCCGGTGGGCGTCGCGGGCGAGCTGTTCCTGGCGGGCGCGGGCCTGGCCCGCGGGTACCTGCGCCGCCCGGCGCTGACCGCGGAGCGCTTCCCGCTGGACCCGTTCGGCCCGCCGGGCTCGCGCATGTACCGCACCGGCGACCTGGCCCGCCACCGGGCCGACGGCTCGGTGGAATACCTGGGGCGCACGGACGACCAGGTGAAGATCCACGGCTTCCGGATCGAACTCGGCGAGATCGAAACGGCGCTGGGCCGCCTCCCCGGTGTCGGGCGGGCCGCGGTCGTCGTCCGCGAGGACGTCCCGGGCGAGCGCAGGCTCGTCGGGTACGTCGTCCCGGAGGCCGGGGCGGACCCGGCCCCCGACCCCGGCCCCGACCCGGATGCGATGCGCGCCGAACTGGCCCGCTCCCTCCCGGAATACATGATTCCGGTGCTCGTTGTCGTGGACGGGCTGCCCGTCACGGCGAACGGCAAGCTCGACCGCAGGGCGCTCCCCGCGCCCGCCACGGCGGCCGCCGCCACCGGGTACGAGCCGCCCGCCGGGGAGACCGAGGAACTCGTCGCCCTGGTGTGGGCCTCCGTACTGGACGCCCCGCGCATCGGCCGCCACGACGACTTCTTCGCCCTCGGGGGGCACTCGCTGAGCGCCACCCGCGTGGCAGCCCGGCTGCGCCAGTCCCTCGGCCTGGACCTGCCCCTGCACACCCTCTTCGAACAGCGGACCGTCGCCGCCCTCGCCACCGCCGTCGAGACGGTGCTGCTGGCCGAACTGGAGGCCGAAACGGCCCCGTTCGCCGCCACCGCCGACGCCGTTCCTTCACTCGTACTTCAGGGAGAGACCTCGTGA